In one Chitinophaga sancti genomic region, the following are encoded:
- a CDS encoding L-threonylcarbamoyladenylate synthase: MTTDFENDVTAALAALRTGGLILYPTDTIWGIGCDATNEEAVKKVFALKQRPEKKSLVILLADVKDLLKYVAHPDPAIADLIASFDRPTTVIYEGALELAPSVINEDGTVAIRLVQDPFCRHLVKRLRKPLVSTSANLSGQPSPAFYADIDPAVKNGVDYVVSYRQDDNTPRQPSRIVKLLKDGTLQIIRE, encoded by the coding sequence ATGACGACTGATTTCGAAAATGATGTAACAGCTGCTCTTGCCGCCCTTAGAACCGGAGGACTCATCTTATACCCCACAGATACCATCTGGGGTATAGGCTGCGATGCCACCAATGAAGAAGCCGTTAAAAAAGTCTTTGCCCTTAAACAACGCCCTGAAAAGAAAAGCCTGGTCATCCTCCTGGCAGATGTAAAAGATCTGCTTAAATATGTCGCACATCCCGATCCGGCAATTGCTGATCTGATCGCCAGCTTCGACAGACCAACGACCGTTATATATGAAGGTGCCCTCGAACTGGCCCCCAGTGTGATTAATGAGGACGGCACAGTTGCTATCAGGCTTGTGCAGGACCCTTTCTGCCGCCACCTGGTAAAACGTCTCCGTAAACCATTGGTATCCACTTCTGCCAACCTGAGCGGCCAGCCTTCCCCTGCATTTTACGCAGATATTGACCCTGCTGTAAAAAATGGAGTAGATTACGTTGTATCCTACCGCCAGGATGATAATACCCCCAGGCAGCCTTCACGGATTGTTAAGTTGCTGAAAGACGGTACTTTACAGATCATCAGGGAGTAG
- a CDS encoding CCA tRNA nucleotidyltransferase — translation MISRKPIDIPCTLQERKVLEQIALAAHELGVPCYLIGGFVRDKLLNRRTKDMDVVCVGDGITLAHKVATYFENSKVSFFKTYGTAQVKWNEFEIEFVGARKESYRHESRNPDVEPGTLQDDQLRRDFTINALAISLNEEDYGSLVDPFNGLADMDAKIIRTPLAPAQTFSDDPLRMMRAIRFASQLQFTIADDTFQAINEQAERIKIISQERITDELNKIMLSTVPSVGLNLLYKSGILKIIFPQLVDLAGVQTVDGKRHKENFSHTLQVVDNISRNTKDLWLRWAALLHDIGKPATKRYEQGHGWTFHGHEMVGAKMVPRIFSRLKLPTHEPLRFVKKLVELHQRPISLTKENITDSAIRRLLFEAGEDVEALMMLCEADITSKNQSKVRRYLDDYEMVRQRMKEIEENDRLRNWQPPVTGEMIMETFNLTPCKTVGDLKSAIREAILDGVIPNTFDAAYAFLLEKAKEMDLTPVK, via the coding sequence ATGATCAGCAGAAAGCCTATTGACATACCCTGTACCTTACAGGAACGTAAAGTGTTGGAGCAGATAGCTTTAGCCGCCCATGAGCTGGGCGTGCCCTGCTATCTGATCGGTGGCTTCGTGCGCGATAAACTGCTGAACCGCCGTACCAAAGACATGGATGTGGTGTGCGTAGGAGATGGCATCACCCTGGCACACAAAGTGGCTACTTACTTCGAAAATTCCAAAGTAAGCTTCTTTAAAACCTATGGCACCGCCCAGGTAAAATGGAACGAATTCGAAATCGAATTTGTCGGTGCACGAAAAGAAAGTTACAGACACGAGTCCCGTAACCCGGATGTAGAACCGGGTACCCTCCAGGACGACCAGCTACGCAGAGATTTTACCATCAATGCCCTGGCTATCAGCCTGAATGAAGAAGATTATGGCAGCCTGGTCGACCCCTTTAACGGCCTCGCGGATATGGATGCTAAAATCATCCGTACACCCCTGGCCCCTGCCCAGACTTTCAGCGATGACCCACTTCGTATGATGCGGGCCATCCGCTTTGCCTCCCAATTGCAGTTCACCATTGCCGACGATACCTTCCAGGCTATCAATGAGCAGGCAGAACGCATTAAAATCATCTCGCAGGAGCGTATTACAGACGAACTGAATAAAATCATGTTGTCCACAGTACCTTCCGTTGGTCTGAACCTCCTGTACAAAAGCGGTATCCTGAAGATCATCTTCCCGCAACTCGTGGATCTGGCCGGCGTACAAACCGTAGATGGCAAGCGACATAAAGAGAACTTTTCGCATACCTTGCAGGTAGTCGACAATATCTCCAGGAATACCAAAGACCTTTGGTTACGCTGGGCAGCACTGCTGCACGATATCGGCAAACCCGCCACCAAAAGATACGAACAGGGCCATGGATGGACCTTTCACGGACACGAAATGGTAGGTGCCAAAATGGTACCCCGCATTTTCTCAAGATTGAAACTGCCTACCCATGAACCCTTGCGCTTTGTCAAAAAACTGGTTGAACTGCACCAGCGGCCTATCAGTCTGACAAAAGAAAACATCACTGATTCTGCCATACGCCGGCTGCTCTTCGAAGCCGGAGAAGATGTGGAAGCCCTGATGATGCTCTGTGAGGCGGACATCACCTCTAAGAACCAATCCAAGGTGCGCAGGTATCTAGATGATTATGAGATGGTAAGACAACGTATGAAGGAAATTGAGGAAAATGATCGCCTGCGTAACTGGCAGCCACCCGTTACAGGAGAGATGATCATGGAAACCTTTAACCTGACTCCCTGCAAAACCGTTGGAGACCTGAAAAGTGCTATCCGTGAAGCCATCCTGGATGGGGTTATCCCCAACACCTTCGATGCCGCTTATGCCTTCCTCCTGGAAAAAGCAAAAGAGATGGATTTGACACCAGTTAAATAA
- a CDS encoding IS1096 element passenger TnpR family protein produces MPVLKFRVYWEEDESVYRDISIKPDQTFLQFHQVILQSFEFDNKHKATFFRSNDNWQRGREIILEKDNVARKAEPLLMEDTVIGVAVKTPNQKFIYLYDFAKNWTFLVELIGVSKDENSRVTYPLCVRKEGLAPSQYGTKGLVGDKLVEMEEKYDLNKEGMSEDGFGEEGEEDDNSESEDEGMEDGANEDMY; encoded by the coding sequence ATGCCTGTTTTGAAATTTAGAGTTTATTGGGAAGAAGATGAAAGTGTGTACAGGGATATTTCCATTAAACCAGACCAGACATTTTTACAATTCCACCAGGTTATTTTACAGTCATTCGAATTTGACAATAAACATAAAGCGACTTTTTTCCGTAGCAACGATAACTGGCAACGGGGAAGAGAGATCATTCTCGAAAAAGACAATGTAGCCCGCAAGGCAGAACCATTACTGATGGAAGATACTGTGATTGGGGTAGCTGTGAAAACACCTAATCAGAAGTTTATTTACCTGTACGATTTTGCTAAAAACTGGACATTCCTGGTAGAACTGATCGGCGTCTCCAAAGATGAGAACTCAAGAGTAACCTATCCGCTCTGCGTAAGAAAAGAAGGCCTGGCGCCAAGCCAGTACGGTACCAAAGGACTGGTAGGTGATAAGCTCGTAGAGATGGAAGAAAAATATGACCTGAATAAGGAAGGCATGAGTGAAGACGGATTTGGCGAAGAAGGAGAGGAGGATGATAACAGTGAAAGCGAAGATGAAGGAATGGAGGATGGTGCCAATGAAGACATGTATTAA
- the miaA gene encoding tRNA (adenosine(37)-N6)-dimethylallyltransferase MiaA produces MSDKKVIVIAGPTAAGKTAMAVQVAQYFNTAVISADSRQCYQEISIGTAKPGPAELAAVPHYFINSHSIREEVNAGIFERLALQYAEEVWRNNDVVVLCGGTGLYIKAFCEGIDDVPAAPAAVRQQIISQYEQHGLPWLQDALKTRDPQFYAVGEIQNPQRLMRALEVFETTGKSILEFRTGNKTNRDFEIIKTGIELEKPQLHANIETRVRQMMQDGLVDEVKSVEAFRSHNALQTVGYTEIFDYLDGKTTLKEAEELVVIHTRQYAKRQMTWFKKDKEIQWYNKGEGLLEDMKKKVGR; encoded by the coding sequence ATGAGCGATAAGAAGGTTATAGTAATAGCAGGTCCTACAGCTGCCGGTAAAACCGCGATGGCTGTACAGGTGGCGCAATATTTCAATACCGCGGTAATTTCGGCAGATTCCAGGCAGTGCTACCAGGAAATCAGTATCGGTACAGCTAAGCCCGGCCCTGCTGAATTAGCGGCTGTACCCCATTATTTTATCAATTCTCACAGCATTCGCGAAGAAGTGAATGCTGGCATCTTTGAGAGATTAGCATTACAATATGCGGAGGAAGTATGGAGGAACAATGATGTGGTCGTATTATGCGGCGGCACGGGGCTCTATATAAAAGCCTTTTGCGAAGGGATTGACGATGTTCCGGCAGCGCCAGCTGCTGTCAGACAGCAGATTATTTCCCAATACGAACAGCACGGATTACCCTGGTTGCAGGATGCACTCAAAACCAGGGACCCACAGTTTTATGCAGTAGGTGAGATCCAGAATCCCCAGCGGCTGATGAGAGCCCTGGAAGTGTTCGAAACTACCGGAAAATCAATTCTGGAGTTCAGAACCGGGAACAAAACTAACCGTGATTTTGAAATTATCAAGACAGGGATTGAGTTAGAAAAACCTCAGCTTCATGCAAATATCGAAACCAGGGTGCGGCAAATGATGCAGGATGGCCTTGTAGACGAAGTGAAATCAGTGGAGGCATTCAGATCGCATAATGCTTTGCAAACTGTAGGTTATACGGAGATCTTCGATTACCTCGACGGTAAGACAACCCTAAAAGAAGCCGAAGAACTGGTCGTCATTCATACCCGGCAATATGCCAAAAGACAAATGACCTGGTTTAAAAAAGACAAAGAAATCCAATGGTATAATAAAGGTGAAGGCCTGTTAGAAGATATGAAAAAAAAGGTTGGGCGTTAA
- a CDS encoding DUF3857 domain-containing protein, with the protein MYKSIVITALLFTTGLYAQAQSKQERAYQEEADQVKKEIQDVKDPAFAQTTVPEKYQNESAVILALKFSLDADHSRRKDHITMTLHERVKIQDKAALEEYSEFNIQKLKSSSWARGYKLVSFMGIRVIKPSGQQRDIDMNDAVSVKDEKNDKKQKIAIADLQVGDIIDYYVRINKDAANWFTNPDPLDYSIGEKYPMLDFSLDIRIFKKMGVSWRYLNDDSTALKRSKEDEDYVFAIHKKDVPKITDERWLYPNRSLPTLRLTYNGARDIVNGVNEKDIQQYLTYQIISVGPQYAAMPGILKEFGKVLDNYKKEHDKKDMTKQEITDLAYYYIRYASLYRETPGLGADIEVGQNRKMYTPRLHFVANAFRQLLLKYDIETDLAAAVPRHIGTLQDAVSLDDLEYFIIAKPDDQKVICYISSMFSYPDELPTSLEGQEAYTVSVTGSKSEKEASFKKIILPMSTATQNQEAEKLNITFNADNLQQLKIDRMIMAKGQYRYQYVDMLLYEDMLSEERKTVSTKTTFEDDLSADRKRLSEYTAAFAKARKDMDETVKDNIATDYSVKPTDVTYYKIAEQGLEKQNKPFTMHQSFTMDGFVKKAGNNYMLDIGKLITGQIELTQEERKRTYDVNMAFPRTMSYELWVNIPEGYMLEGAESLNKSVINAAGQFVSSTKMEGNKLVLKISKSYNHPHEAVATWDQMMAFMDAAADFTKQKVLLKKI; encoded by the coding sequence ATGTATAAAAGCATCGTCATTACGGCCCTGCTATTCACCACAGGCCTGTATGCACAGGCACAGTCAAAACAGGAAAGAGCCTATCAGGAAGAAGCTGACCAGGTAAAAAAAGAAATACAGGATGTGAAAGATCCTGCCTTTGCACAGACTACAGTTCCCGAAAAATACCAGAATGAATCGGCAGTGATCCTCGCCTTGAAATTCTCTCTGGATGCAGATCACAGCCGTCGCAAAGATCATATTACCATGACTCTGCATGAGCGTGTCAAGATCCAGGATAAGGCAGCGCTGGAAGAGTATTCCGAATTCAATATCCAGAAACTGAAGAGCAGCAGCTGGGCACGGGGTTACAAATTAGTATCCTTTATGGGGATCCGGGTGATCAAGCCCAGTGGCCAGCAGCGAGACATTGACATGAATGATGCGGTGAGTGTGAAAGATGAAAAGAATGATAAAAAGCAGAAGATCGCCATTGCTGATCTACAGGTAGGAGATATCATTGACTACTATGTTCGGATCAATAAAGATGCGGCCAACTGGTTTACAAACCCGGATCCGCTGGATTACAGCATTGGTGAGAAATATCCTATGCTGGACTTTTCGCTGGACATCAGGATCTTTAAAAAAATGGGTGTATCATGGAGATACCTCAATGATGATTCAACGGCATTAAAGCGTTCAAAAGAAGATGAGGATTACGTATTTGCTATTCATAAAAAAGATGTTCCGAAAATTACAGATGAACGTTGGTTGTATCCCAACCGCAGTCTGCCTACATTGCGGCTCACTTATAATGGTGCGAGAGACATTGTAAATGGCGTGAATGAAAAGGATATTCAACAATACCTGACTTACCAGATTATCAGTGTGGGTCCTCAGTATGCAGCGATGCCGGGGATTCTGAAAGAGTTTGGGAAAGTATTGGACAATTACAAAAAGGAGCATGACAAAAAAGATATGACGAAGCAGGAGATCACGGACCTGGCGTATTATTACATTCGCTATGCATCGCTGTATCGTGAGACGCCTGGTCTGGGTGCTGATATAGAAGTAGGACAGAACAGGAAAATGTATACACCGCGGCTGCATTTTGTGGCCAATGCATTTCGTCAGTTACTGTTAAAGTATGATATTGAAACAGACCTGGCGGCGGCAGTACCACGCCATATAGGCACCCTGCAGGATGCGGTGTCACTGGATGACCTGGAGTACTTCATCATCGCTAAACCGGATGATCAAAAGGTAATTTGTTATATCAGTTCTATGTTTAGTTATCCCGATGAGTTGCCGACTTCCCTGGAAGGTCAGGAAGCGTATACGGTGAGTGTGACGGGGAGTAAGAGTGAGAAAGAGGCCAGTTTTAAGAAGATCATACTGCCAATGAGCACGGCCACGCAGAACCAGGAAGCTGAGAAGCTGAATATTACTTTTAATGCGGATAACCTGCAACAGCTGAAAATAGACAGGATGATTATGGCCAAGGGGCAGTATCGATATCAGTATGTAGACATGCTACTGTATGAAGATATGTTGTCCGAAGAGCGGAAGACGGTAAGTACCAAAACGACGTTTGAAGATGATCTGAGTGCAGACCGGAAACGTTTGTCCGAATACACTGCAGCATTTGCGAAGGCGCGTAAGGATATGGATGAAACGGTGAAGGATAATATTGCTACGGATTATAGTGTGAAGCCTACGGATGTGACATATTATAAGATAGCAGAGCAGGGCCTGGAAAAACAGAATAAGCCGTTTACCATGCATCAGTCATTTACGATGGATGGGTTTGTGAAGAAGGCAGGGAATAATTATATGCTGGATATTGGAAAACTGATCACGGGGCAGATAGAACTGACGCAGGAAGAGAGAAAGCGTACGTATGATGTGAATATGGCATTTCCGCGGACGATGTCTTATGAGTTGTGGGTGAATATTCCGGAGGGCTATATGCTGGAAGGTGCGGAGAGTTTGAATAAGTCAGTGATCAATGCTGCCGGACAGTTTGTGAGCAGTACGAAGATGGAGGGGAATAAGCTGGTATTGAAGATTTCGAAGAGCTATAATCACCCGCATGAGGCGGTAGCTACCTGGGATCAGATGATGGCGTTTATGGATGCAGCGGCTGATTTTACGAAGCAGAAGGTGTTGCTGAAGAAAATATAA
- a CDS encoding transglutaminase domain-containing protein yields the protein MNTRCYTVLLLLLFQSIYAKSQDDPDNIELASSSETFEFQYKQKQVSVKQLIQKDFVCNSFRATIPFSEPYNNQEEITDLTIYTDGRKNKELAPKYDYLNIDEYFFSDQKICYFNLPFYKQGAHNEVKIEKAIHDPRYLTTVYLTDYYPSKQKTITLIVPRWMDIDIHEFHFENQKIRKEKTYDKDRDADIYTYTAVNMPAMKKSAMSPGPSWLYPHLLIRSKSSDYKGEKTVYFNTTNDLYKWCRNLATQLHPDTAVLGARAREITSGIPDKFDQLKAVFYWVEENIRYIAFEDGLAGFRPDEAHEVMRKKYGDCKGMANLTKELLLACGLDARLCWIGTNHIMYDHSIPSLNADNHMICAVKYNNKWWFLDATEKYMQPGIYAERIAGRQVMIENGEDVLLESIPATTAAQNARIFKESLAIEGNNMTGKIQYKYNGESKSDLLYNINLTKKDRLQTALESYITNKNSHYKISNIKTTQLDQRDGDLEVSFDLLYPDAISAFGKDMYIDIDYNKEYNNAVVDTVKRKTDIRLDCKNNYITETELAIPAGYKITSLPEDLHISTPNFMFDISYKATGNKINYRKQLQINNTYLQKTAFGDWNKAVAALSKKYLEQITLTQQ from the coding sequence ATGAATACCCGTTGCTATACCGTTCTATTGTTATTGCTGTTTCAATCCATTTATGCGAAATCACAGGATGACCCTGACAATATTGAACTGGCCTCCTCTTCTGAAACCTTCGAATTTCAATACAAACAAAAGCAGGTCTCTGTCAAACAGCTTATTCAGAAAGATTTTGTCTGTAACAGCTTCCGGGCTACCATCCCTTTCTCCGAACCATACAATAACCAGGAGGAAATAACAGATCTCACGATCTATACAGACGGCCGGAAAAACAAGGAGCTTGCACCTAAATACGACTACCTGAACATAGACGAATACTTCTTCTCTGACCAAAAGATCTGTTACTTCAACCTCCCCTTCTATAAGCAGGGGGCACACAATGAAGTAAAAATCGAAAAGGCCATTCATGACCCCCGCTACCTGACTACTGTTTATCTTACCGACTACTACCCTTCCAAACAAAAGACGATCACACTCATTGTACCCCGCTGGATGGACATCGACATCCACGAATTTCATTTTGAGAATCAAAAAATCAGGAAGGAAAAGACTTACGACAAGGACCGGGATGCGGATATCTATACTTATACCGCCGTTAACATGCCGGCTATGAAGAAGAGCGCGATGAGCCCTGGCCCCAGCTGGCTCTATCCTCACCTGCTGATCCGCAGCAAAAGCTCCGATTACAAAGGTGAAAAGACAGTCTATTTCAATACTACCAATGATCTTTATAAATGGTGCCGTAACCTGGCGACTCAGTTACACCCGGATACCGCTGTTTTGGGAGCCAGGGCCAGGGAAATTACAAGTGGCATTCCGGATAAATTTGATCAGCTCAAGGCGGTCTTTTACTGGGTAGAGGAAAACATCCGCTACATTGCCTTTGAAGACGGTCTGGCAGGGTTTCGTCCGGACGAAGCCCACGAAGTAATGCGCAAGAAATACGGAGATTGCAAGGGTATGGCGAACCTGACCAAAGAACTGCTGCTGGCCTGTGGCCTGGATGCAAGACTTTGCTGGATAGGCACGAACCACATTATGTACGATCACAGCATTCCTTCGTTGAACGCAGATAACCACATGATCTGTGCCGTGAAATACAATAATAAATGGTGGTTCCTCGATGCCACTGAAAAATATATGCAGCCGGGCATATATGCAGAACGCATTGCCGGCAGGCAGGTCATGATCGAAAATGGAGAGGACGTACTCTTAGAAAGCATCCCGGCTACCACTGCAGCACAGAATGCCCGTATCTTCAAAGAATCGCTGGCTATCGAGGGTAATAATATGACCGGGAAGATCCAGTATAAATACAATGGAGAAAGCAAGTCTGACCTGCTGTACAACATAAACCTAACGAAAAAAGACAGGCTACAGACCGCACTCGAATCTTACATCACGAACAAGAATAGTCACTATAAAATTTCCAATATTAAAACGACCCAGCTTGATCAGCGGGATGGAGACCTGGAAGTAAGTTTTGATCTGCTCTATCCCGATGCAATTTCTGCTTTTGGGAAAGATATGTACATCGATATCGACTACAACAAAGAGTACAACAACGCAGTAGTAGATACAGTAAAACGTAAAACGGATATTCGTCTCGACTGCAAAAATAATTACATCACGGAGACCGAACTGGCCATTCCGGCAGGATATAAAATTACATCCCTGCCTGAGGACCTGCACATCTCTACACCTAATTTCATGTTTGACATTAGCTATAAAGCTACCGGCAATAAAATCAATTACCGTAAGCAATTGCAGATAAATAACACCTATTTGCAAAAGACTGCTTTCGGAGACTGGAATAAGGCAGTAGCTGCATTATCAAAAAAATACCTGGAACAAATAACCCTTACCCAACAGTAA
- a CDS encoding OmpP1/FadL family transporter, translating into MMKRMVIAIAMTGACISVQAQHIEDALRFSSGAPSGSARAQSVGGAQGALGGEASSMYVNPATVGFFRTSDFSFTVGVPSISTTGLYQKESASDSRTNLNISNATIIWGGKRKKPGSKWQNFSGGIGVNRTYNFNQRTYYTGEISNSSLSLNYYLAADAAGITDPNAQLGGNPDKTILAHSSALAYQTYLINPVKNPDQSFAGTFYSAAEATDNSVRVRQESTSFERGGNTEFAGTFGANYNDKFYIGGGIGVPNIQYRRDMTWTETNTNTVATDLNYFTTKEMLRTYGTGLNAKLGVIYRPVRSLSLGATVHSPSWLWLTDEYSDDMTTSTKSMGVYSFSSRDSRYDGLDDESKYTVRTPWKGILSATYLFAPSADTRKPTGFISFDYEYVDYASMHFRMKNNDGFDRVTEKDLNGSIKNTYQAASNFRVGGELKLHTIALRLGYSYYGSPYKVSSLDASRSYYSGGIGYRNNGFYMDLAFVYGTSTYYLQPYTILPNNMNYVNPTAAQIDKHTYTGLATFGWKF; encoded by the coding sequence ATGATGAAAAGAATGGTGATAGCCATTGCTATGACAGGAGCCTGTATCTCAGTTCAAGCACAACATATCGAGGACGCTTTACGGTTCAGCAGTGGCGCCCCCTCAGGATCTGCCCGTGCACAGTCTGTAGGTGGAGCCCAGGGCGCATTGGGCGGGGAAGCTTCCTCTATGTATGTTAACCCTGCTACCGTAGGTTTTTTCAGAACAAGTGACTTCTCCTTTACCGTTGGTGTTCCTTCTATATCAACCACCGGATTATACCAGAAAGAATCCGCCAGTGATTCCAGAACAAACCTGAATATCTCTAATGCAACCATCATCTGGGGTGGCAAAAGAAAGAAACCAGGCAGCAAATGGCAGAACTTCAGCGGTGGTATCGGCGTAAACCGTACATACAACTTTAATCAACGTACTTACTATACCGGCGAAATCAGCAATTCTTCCCTGTCTTTAAACTATTACCTGGCGGCAGATGCAGCAGGCATCACCGATCCGAATGCACAATTGGGCGGTAATCCGGACAAAACCATCCTGGCACATTCCTCCGCACTTGCTTACCAGACATACCTGATCAATCCGGTTAAAAATCCAGATCAGTCTTTTGCAGGTACTTTCTACTCCGCTGCTGAAGCAACGGACAACAGTGTGAGAGTTCGCCAGGAAAGCACCTCTTTTGAAAGAGGAGGTAATACTGAATTTGCTGGTACCTTTGGCGCTAACTACAACGATAAGTTCTACATTGGTGGTGGTATAGGTGTTCCAAACATCCAGTACAGAAGAGATATGACCTGGACTGAAACAAATACCAATACAGTAGCTACTGATCTGAACTACTTCACGACTAAAGAAATGCTGAGAACATACGGTACCGGTCTGAATGCGAAACTGGGCGTTATTTACAGACCTGTTCGTTCCTTAAGCCTTGGTGCAACCGTACATTCACCATCCTGGCTCTGGCTCACAGATGAGTATTCTGATGATATGACAACCTCTACAAAGAGCATGGGTGTCTATTCCTTCTCTTCCCGTGATAGCCGTTATGATGGTCTGGACGATGAGTCAAAATACACCGTCCGTACGCCATGGAAAGGTATCCTGAGTGCGACTTACCTGTTTGCTCCATCAGCTGATACACGTAAGCCTACAGGGTTCATCTCTTTCGATTATGAATATGTAGATTATGCTTCCATGCACTTCCGGATGAAAAACAATGATGGGTTTGACCGCGTTACTGAAAAGGACCTGAATGGTAGTATTAAGAATACCTACCAGGCAGCCTCTAATTTCCGTGTAGGTGGTGAGTTGAAACTGCATACAATTGCACTCCGTCTGGGTTATTCCTACTATGGCAGCCCTTACAAAGTAAGCAGCCTGGATGCTTCACGTTCTTACTACTCAGGTGGCATCGGTTATCGTAACAATGGTTTCTATATGGACCTTGCATTTGTGTATGGTACATCTACCTACTATCTACAGCCATATACCATTCTTCCTAATAACATGAATTATGTTAATCCAACAGCGGCTCAGATTGATAAGCATACTTATACAGGATTAGCTACTTTCGGCTGGAAATTCTAA
- the proS gene encoding proline--tRNA ligase: MSKEITARSEDYSQWYNDLILKGGLADYSAVRGCMVIKPYGFALWEGMRDVLDKKFKDTGHQNAYFPLFIPKSFLSKEEDHVEGFAKECAVVTHHRLMKNPDGPGVVVDPAAKLEEELIVRPTSETIIWNTYKDWIKSYRDLPLLINQWANVVRWEMRTRLFLRTAEFLWQEGHTAHATAEEAIAETVQMLDIYADFAENYMALPVVRGVKSPAERFAGALDTYCIEALMQDGKALQAGTSHFLGQNFAKVFDVTFTNKENKLEHVWATSWGVSTRLIGALVMAHSDDDGLVLPPRIAPLQVVIVPIYKGAEQKERIDAKVNEIMNDLKAQGIRVKYDDADNNRPGWKFAEYEMKGVPVRIAIGARDLENNVAEVARRDSKEKSSQSLDGLGAYIGTLLEDIQTQMYNKAKAYRDEHITPANTMDEFEKLLDDKGGFISAHWDGTTETEEKIKERTKATIRCIPLNNPQEAGTCILTGKPSTQRVLFARAY; the protein is encoded by the coding sequence ATGAGTAAAGAGATCACGGCTCGTTCCGAAGACTATTCACAATGGTATAATGATTTGATTCTGAAGGGCGGTTTAGCCGATTATTCTGCCGTAAGAGGATGCATGGTCATCAAGCCTTATGGTTTTGCGCTCTGGGAAGGTATGCGCGATGTATTGGATAAGAAGTTCAAAGATACAGGACATCAGAACGCCTACTTCCCCTTATTCATCCCTAAAAGCTTCCTGAGTAAGGAAGAAGATCACGTAGAGGGTTTTGCAAAGGAATGCGCGGTGGTAACCCACCACAGGCTCATGAAAAATCCTGATGGCCCCGGTGTGGTAGTAGACCCCGCTGCAAAGCTGGAAGAGGAACTGATCGTTCGCCCAACCTCCGAAACAATTATCTGGAATACATATAAAGACTGGATCAAGTCTTACAGAGACCTGCCATTGCTCATCAACCAGTGGGCAAACGTTGTACGCTGGGAGATGCGTACCCGTTTATTCCTGCGTACTGCAGAATTCCTGTGGCAGGAAGGGCATACAGCCCATGCAACTGCTGAAGAAGCAATTGCAGAAACCGTACAGATGCTGGATATATATGCTGACTTTGCAGAAAACTACATGGCACTGCCGGTAGTAAGAGGGGTGAAATCTCCTGCTGAACGTTTTGCCGGTGCCCTGGATACCTATTGTATCGAAGCACTGATGCAGGATGGTAAGGCATTGCAGGCAGGCACTTCTCACTTCCTTGGCCAGAATTTTGCTAAGGTTTTTGACGTAACTTTCACCAACAAGGAAAATAAACTGGAACATGTATGGGCCACTTCATGGGGTGTATCTACCCGCCTGATCGGTGCCCTGGTCATGGCGCACAGTGATGACGATGGTCTGGTCCTGCCTCCGCGCATTGCTCCGTTACAGGTAGTAATCGTACCCATATATAAAGGTGCAGAGCAAAAAGAAAGGATCGATGCGAAAGTGAATGAAATCATGAACGATCTGAAAGCACAGGGGATCCGCGTGAAATACGACGATGCTGATAACAACCGTCCGGGCTGGAAATTTGCTGAGTACGAAATGAAGGGCGTGCCTGTACGTATTGCAATCGGTGCAAGAGACCTGGAAAATAATGTAGCTGAAGTAGCCCGCCGCGATTCAAAAGAGAAATCCAGCCAGTCACTGGATGGCCTTGGCGCATATATCGGCACATTGCTGGAAGATATCCAAACGCAGATGTACAATAAGGCGAAAGCCTACCGTGATGAACACATCACACCTGCCAATACGATGGATGAGTTTGAAAAATTGCTGGACGATAAAGGTGGTTTCATCTCCGCACATTGGGATGGTACTACTGAAACAGAAGAAAAGATCAAAGAGCGTACAAAGGCGACCATCCGTTGTATTCCTTTGAACAATCCTCAGGAAGCCGGTACCTGCATCCTGACTGGTAAACCTTCTACACAGCGTGTATTATTCGCGAGAGCTTATTAA